A stretch of Megalobrama amblycephala isolate DHTTF-2021 linkage group LG14, ASM1881202v1, whole genome shotgun sequence DNA encodes these proteins:
- the zbed4 gene encoding zinc finger BED domain-containing protein 4, whose translation MDGEDSLSQKTEDASHEHNGSKDNKRIEAKGTCLKIEGKDGYVFKSYRITPQEILEAEPHTSPSETLAKDSSLVSLSFEGAEEDGSSEVDGHSTEDSAAEICEKHESQTSPAISNKSQNIEINNSEIETSVCIKAEPNETGEITQDDEKLSFDGAFGPFATRGYDDDYGNLFSGYSSTLYDVAMDAVTQSLLSSIRSPLNPRKKSPAWNHFFISPRDSTKAICMYCMKEFSRGKNEKDLSTSCLMRHVRRAHPTVLLQDGDSLNNLSNSSSLIPPNISPNNGDLSVSIKQPTENHTPLSTFLAEATDIVSKDSLQKVKPKAEKSVKSDSSAVPSPHSFNNHNDDATDLLTDSPGSAPKSSSSRRRSAVWKHFYLSPADSSKAVCIHCMNEFSRGKNGKDLGTSCLIRHMWRAHRDLVIEENGQGSSIPPPYTTPPTLLSRTQDSTEVKKDFLCISHRPDTISDEVPNDDSEHMILEDEANDATYQSGQESSLDASFRLKGENTPLSSSPEEHTEGHSASQDQSSVFQQNKKIMKRVKSEVWHHFIVSPVDQLKALCRYCPCVISRGKRGDFGTSCLMRHLMRRHPDVLKTQKSTSDKVSSPQSPHSTPAAEDNMTTNATDSPAVENKPHNLPVFSKKTSKLWNHFSISSADPTKVVCLHCSRTISRGKKTTNLGTSCLFRHMQRFHGHVLENNSHISGDVSSAEIQVKQELMDISTYEENAEKFSECHPAAKKITKLIAEMLALDLQPSTVVENLGLNRLLEYLQPQYSLPSSSYFTSTAIPEMYESVKEVVLSHLKEAVGGIIHFTTSVWVSSQTQEYLILTAHWVTFESQVLPQGQDFHCSALLGVSSIDCDYNMLNIQKQLEYLWDTWIGSSGLKIGFTVTDNQTIGSILESSDHTTMQCFGHNIDLIVNEAIKSQRMVQNLLSIARKICERVHRSAKAKEKLAELQKAYQLPENQLVQDVPSKWKTSYFMLERLVEQKKAIDEMSIECNFRELISCDQWEVMQSVCNALKPFEVACREMSNRTATLGQVIPLIHILNRKIDMLFDETMGIDNMLKSLKEAMVTRMSPTLHDPRYIWATMLDPRYKTSLFTEEEAEQCKHDLIQELEVSTSNSVETKPPLSNGCNEMPASSNSLASNKENLWALMDDIRQKIKQEERPKSLELAVLEYLEEDILDQSCDPLDYWNLKKLLWPDLAKVAVRYVGCPPSIVPADTLFSTSSVNCALNQSRPLLENLEGLLFLKVNLPLIYFQY comes from the coding sequence ATGGACGGAGAGGACAGCCTCTCACAGAAGACTGAGGATGCAAGCCACGAGCATAATGGCTCCAAAGATAACAAGAGAATAGAGGCCAAAGGAACCTGTTTAAAAATCGAAGGGAAAGATGGTTATGTGTTCAAATCATACAGAATTACTCCTCAAGAGATATTAGAAGCAGAACCCCATACCTCTCCCTCTGAGACACTGGCAAAAGACTCTTCTTTGGTGTCTTTGTCATTTGAGGGCGCAGAGGAAGATGGATCTTCTGAGGTCGATGGGCATTCAACAGAGGATTCAGCAGCAGAAATTTGTGAAAAGCATGAGTCTCAAACATCTCCAGCTATTTCAAATAAGAGCCAgaacattgaaataaataattcagaAATTGAAACAAGTGTATGTATCAAAGCAGAACCAAATGAAACGGGTGAAATCACTCAGGATGATGAAAAGTTATCATTTGATGGGGCCTTTGGCCCCTTTGCCACTAGAGGTTACGACGATGATTATGGTAACTTGTTCAGTGGGTACTCAAGTACTCTTTATGATGTTGCAATGGATGCTGTCACACAAAGCCTTCTATCATCCATAAGAAGTCCTCTTAACCCTAGAAAAAAATCTCCTGCTTGGAACCATTTTTTCATATCACCACGTGATAGTACCAAAGCAATCTGTATGTACTGTATGAAAGAGTTCAGCAGGGGTAAAAATGAGAAAGACCTCAGTACTAGTTGTTTAATGAGGCATGTGCGAAGGGCTCATCCCACTGTTCTTCTGCAAGATGgtgattcattaaataatttgTCCAATTCTTCATCTTTAATACCTCCCAATATATCACCAAACAATGGAGACTTGTCTGTAAGCATCAAGCAACCAACAGAAAACCATACTCCACTGTCCACCTTTCTAGCTGAGGCCACAGATATAGTGTCCAAAGACTCTTTACAAAAGGTCAAACCAAAAGCAGAAAAGAGTGTCAAAAGTGACTCTAGTGCAGTTCCTTCCCCACATTCCTTTAACAACCATAATGACGATGCCACAGACTTGTTGACTGATAGCCCTGGATCAGCCCCTAAAAGCTCAAGTTCTCGGCGGCGCTCGGCAGTGTGGaaacacttttatttatcaCCTGCTGACAGCTCAAAAGCAGTGTGTATTCACTGCATGAATGAGTTCAGTCGTGGCAAAAATGGGAAAGACTTAGGGACGAGCTGCCTTATTCGCCACATGTGGCGGGCCCATCGAGACCTAGTCATCGAAGAAAACGGACAGGGCTCAAGCATTCCTCCTCCTTACACCACTCCACCAACATTGTTGTCACGTACACAGGACTCCACAGAGGTCAAAAAGGATTTCCTCTGTATCTCACATCGCCCTGATACCATATCTGATGAAGTGCCCAATGATGACAGTGAGCACATGATTCTTGAAGATGAGGCAAACGATGCTACATATCAATCTGGACAAGAGTCCTCACTTGATGCATCTTTTAGACTAAAAGGGGAAAATACACCCCTGTCATCCTCTCCAGAGGAACACACTGAGGGGCACAGTGCATCCCAAGATCAGAGTTCAGTttttcaacaaaacaaaaaaataatgaaacgGGTGAAATCAGAAGTATGGCATCATTTCATTGTCTCTCCTGTTGACCAACTCAAAGCTTTGTGTCGATATTGTCCCTGTGTCATAAGCCGTGGTAAACGAGGCGACTTTGGCACAAGCTGTTTAATGAGACATTTGATGCGACGGCATCCTGATGTTCTCAAAACCCAAAAAAGCACAAGTGACAAAGTTTCCTCACCTCAGTCACCTCATTCTACTCCTGCTGCAGAGGACAACATGACAACAAATGCAACGGACAGCCCTGCTGTTGAGAACAAACCCCATAACCTGCCTGTTTTCAGCAAAAAGACTTCGAAGCTATGGAATCACTTTTCTATTTCCTCTGCGGACCCAACAAAGGTGGTCTGTTTGCACTGTAGCCGCACAATTAGCAGGGGCAAAAAGACAACCAATTTAGGCACTAGTTGCTTATTTAGGCACATGCAGAGATTTCATGGACATGTGCTTGAAAATAATAGTCATATCTCAGGTGATGTGTCATCTGCTGAAATTCAAGTTAAGCAGGAGCTCATGGACATTTCTACTTATGAGGAGAATGCAGAAAAGTTCAGTGAATGCCACCCAGCTGCCAAAAAAATTACCAAACTCATTGCAGAAATGCTTGCACTGGATCTTCAGCCATCAACTGTAGTGGAAAATCTTGGCCTGAACCGGTTACTGGAATACCTCCAACCACAGTATTCTCTACCTTCCTCATCCTACTTTACCAGCACTGCAATCCCAGAAATGTATGAAAGTGTGAAAGAAGTAGTTCTGTCCCACCTAAAAGAGGCTGTAGGTGGAATTATCCATTTCACAACAAGTGTTTGGGTGAGCAGCCAAACTCAAGAGTACTTAATTCTTACAGCCCACTGGGTAACATTTGAGTCTCAAGTTCTGCCTCAGGGTCAAGATTTCCACTGCTCGGCCCTCCTTGGTGTTTCCTCAATTGACTGTGACTACAATATGCTGAACATACAGAAACAGCTTGAATATCTTTGGGACACCTGGATTGGTTCCTCAGGCCTTAAAATTGGATTTACTGTAACAGATAATCAAACTATTGGAAGCATACTAGAGAGCAGTGACCACACCACCATGCAGTGTTTTGGTCATAACATAGACCTCATTGTTAACGAAGCCATTAAAAGTCAGAGGATGGTTCAGAACTTGCTTAGTATTGCTCGAAAAATCTGTGAAAGGGTGCATCGTTCTGCTAAAGCAAAGGAGAAGTTGGCAGAGCTGCAAAAAGCTTATCAGTTACCTGAAAACCAGCTGGTTCAGGATGTTCCCTCTAAGTGGAAAACATCATACTTTATGCTTGAGCGATTAGTAGAGCAAAAGAAAGCCATTGATGAGATGTCAATAGAGTGTAATTTCAGGGAACTGATAAGCTGTGACCAATGGGAAGTCATGCAGTCAGTCTGCAATGCTCTTAAGCCTTTTGAGGTAGCCTGCAGGGAGATGAGCAATCGCACTGCAACACTAGGTCAGGTCATTCCACTCATTCACATACTCAACCGAAAGATAGATATGCTTTTTGATGAGACAATGGGTATTGATAATATGCTCAAGTCTTTAAAGGAGGCAATGGTGACTAGAATGTCCCCTACACTTCATGACCCCAGGTACATATGGGCAACCATGTTGGACCCAAGGTATAAGACCTCCCTCTTTACTGAGGAAGAAGCAGAGCAATGTAAGCATGACCTCATACAAGAACTTGAGGTGTCTACATCTAACTCTGTTGAGACTAAGCCACCACTGTCAAATGGATGTAATGAAATGCCAGCTTCATCAAACAGCTTGGCCTCAAACAAAGAGAACCTCTGGGCTCTTATGGATGACATTAGACAGAAAATCAAGCAAGAGGAGAGACCAAAATCATTGGAGCTTGCTGTGCTTGAGTATTTGGAGGAAGACATTCTTGACCAGAGTTGTGATCCTCTGGATTATTGGAACCTGAAGAAGTTACTGTGGCCTGACCTTGCCAAAGTAGCTGTACGCTATGTGGGTTGTCCACCCAGCATTGTACCAGCAGACACACTTTTTAGCACATCAAGTGTCAACTGTGCTCTGAATCAGTCCCGACCATTGCTAGAAAATCTTGAAGGACTTCTATTTTTAAAGGTCAACCTTCCTTTGATATATTTTCAGTACTGA